The following proteins are co-located in the Candidatus Aquicultor sp. genome:
- a CDS encoding low temperature requirement protein A produces MLGKSLFKPPKLQSGRDHMQERHATWLELLYDLIFAAAISQLAIGLGARYNLRGFLDFAVLFIPVWWAWVGQTFYLTRFDTDDTGHRLLTMAQIIAVAFLAVNIPGALSITTIGFALSYAAVRFILVFEYIRAALYIPSVRPLINRYIAGFGTAATLWAVSTLVPTPYRFGLWIIAVVVDFMAPLTAGRLHAELPPHLAHLPERFGQFTIIVIGEAILSVVIGIEVSGLKISSGVAGILGLLIAFTLWWGYFEGVKGAETRVLQSMQDVVRYQEWLYSHLPLVMAIASVAVGISHIIPLGFQEILPVQQALILSFSLGVSMLALSTLFLSAYPSHAGTSIHRLAIPHYIIAFLTIGIGALGAFLAGIIILAILTFLGILQVAYSIRVIKATTGYRQE; encoded by the coding sequence ATGCTTGGGAAAAGTCTTTTTAAGCCGCCGAAGCTGCAATCCGGGCGAGATCACATGCAGGAACGGCATGCAACATGGCTCGAGCTGTTATATGATCTTATTTTTGCGGCAGCCATCTCGCAACTGGCAATAGGCCTGGGTGCACGTTACAACCTGCGAGGTTTCCTCGATTTCGCAGTACTTTTCATACCGGTTTGGTGGGCCTGGGTTGGACAAACCTTCTACCTTACGCGGTTCGATACGGATGACACAGGGCACCGGTTGCTCACAATGGCACAGATAATTGCAGTAGCATTTTTAGCGGTAAACATTCCGGGCGCGCTGAGTATCACGACGATTGGATTTGCACTCTCCTATGCAGCCGTAAGGTTTATACTGGTATTCGAGTACATACGTGCGGCTCTATACATACCGAGCGTTCGTCCCCTGATAAACAGGTATATAGCAGGCTTTGGCACTGCCGCCACATTGTGGGCAGTATCTACTTTGGTTCCCACCCCTTATCGGTTTGGTCTTTGGATTATTGCTGTTGTTGTCGATTTCATGGCTCCGCTTACTGCAGGCAGGTTGCATGCGGAGTTGCCACCGCATCTCGCACACTTACCGGAACGCTTTGGGCAATTCACCATCATCGTGATCGGAGAGGCGATCTTATCGGTAGTCATTGGGATTGAGGTTAGTGGACTAAAGATCTCCTCTGGTGTCGCGGGTATCCTGGGTTTGTTGATCGCTTTTACGCTTTGGTGGGGTTATTTTGAGGGTGTAAAGGGTGCGGAGACACGTGTCCTGCAATCGATGCAAGATGTAGTAAGATACCAAGAATGGTTATACTCACACCTGCCGCTCGTTATGGCTATCGCTTCGGTAGCGGTGGGAATTAGTCACATAATTCCATTAGGCTTCCAAGAAATATTACCCGTGCAGCAAGCCTTAATACTAAGTTTTTCACTTGGAGTTAGCATGCTCGCACTAAGCACTCTCTTCTTATCCGCTTATCCCTCTCATGCGGGCACTTCCATACACCGACTCGCAATACCACATTACATTATTGCTTTTCTCACGATTGGAATCGGGGCACTGGGGGCATTCCTTGCGGGGATAATCATCCTGGCGATTCTAACATTCCTCGGAATCCTGCAGGTTGCCTACTCAATACGGGTTATTAAAGCAACTACTGGCTACAGGCAGGAATGA
- a CDS encoding flavodoxin domain-containing protein, producing MDDKVLVTYATKHGATAEIAEKIGQTLRDAGLQADVLPANRIRDLTPYKAVVLGSAVYIGGWRKEAANFLRANEQALAERPVWLFSSGPTGEGDPVELAQGWRFPKALQPIADQIKPRDTAIFGGALDPKKLNFIEKWMVNNVKAPLGDFRDWDAITSWAKGIADTLKKEAVAK from the coding sequence GTGGACGATAAAGTCCTGGTGACCTACGCCACCAAGCACGGCGCGACAGCGGAGATTGCTGAGAAGATCGGTCAAACACTTCGTGATGCAGGCTTGCAGGCTGACGTGCTGCCAGCTAATCGCATTAGAGATTTGACCCCGTATAAGGCGGTTGTACTGGGCAGCGCCGTTTACATTGGAGGGTGGCGCAAGGAGGCAGCGAACTTCTTAAGGGCTAACGAACAGGCGCTGGCCGAGCGGCCGGTGTGGCTGTTTTCAAGCGGGCCCACGGGCGAGGGCGATCCGGTGGAGCTGGCGCAAGGCTGGCGTTTCCCTAAGGCGCTACAGCCAATCGCGGACCAAATCAAGCCCCGTGATACTGCCATCTTCGGTGGGGCGCTCGACCCGAAGAAGCTGAACTTCATCGAGAAGTGGATGGTCAATAACGTCAAAGCGCCTCTCGGTGACTTCCGTGATTGGGATGCCATCACTTCCTGGGCTAAAGGCATCGCCGATACGCTAAAGAAAGAAGCGGTCGCCAAATGA
- a CDS encoding MBL fold metallo-hydrolase, which yields MTDVNCYLVKTDDGCILIDTGFSSRRTDLEKELESDIGMAEHRDMFWNRKANIVTKTIATLMLFALRVSKFNKFTPDLYIDEGFDFSEYGLDAKVLCLPGHSKGSIAILTTCGDMLSDTGKPAVNSIIDDPAAANASIEKLKGLKINAVYPGHGKPFTWEQFLKNSK from the coding sequence CTGACAGACGTCAATTGCTACCTTGTTAAAACCGACGACGGTTGTATCTTGATCGACACCGGATTTTCATCGAGGCGCACTGACCTCGAAAAAGAACTTGAAAGCGATATCGGAATGGCCGAGCATAGAGATATGTTCTGGAACAGAAAAGCCAATATTGTTACCAAAACAATCGCCACGCTAATGCTTTTTGCGCTCAGGGTAAGTAAATTCAACAAATTCACACCCGATCTATATATCGATGAAGGTTTTGATTTCTCTGAGTACGGACTCGACGCCAAAGTGCTTTGCCTGCCGGGGCACTCCAAGGGTTCCATAGCAATTCTGACAACCTGCGGCGACATGCTCTCAGATACTGGCAAACCGGCTGTCAATTCCATTATTGACGATCCGGCGGCAGCGAACGCCAGTATCGAAAAGCTGAAAGGTTTAAAAATAAATGCCGTATACCCAGGGCATGGCAAGCCGTTTACCTGGGAACAGTTTCTGAAGAACAGCAAGTAA
- a CDS encoding DUF4386 family protein, whose translation MNEPTAKTTDFALRTLYKIGGVVALSMLALIPSQMVIFIAWPPPSTVIGYFTLFQKNWLLGLLNLDFLYILTNVLLVLIYLALYAALKRANESLMAIALTFGLVGIAAYFASNTAFEMLSLSSQYAAAATEAQRAMFLAAGQAMLAIYRGTAFDVYYDLNAVTTLVISAVMLRSNIFSRATAYAGIVTGIFMIIPSTAGTIGLYLAVLSLVPFAVWMVLIARRLFRLAHDVSQEA comes from the coding sequence ATGAATGAGCCTACTGCTAAAACCACAGACTTTGCCTTGAGGACGCTCTATAAGATCGGCGGCGTAGTTGCCCTGTCCATGTTGGCGTTAATCCCAAGCCAGATGGTCATCTTCATCGCCTGGCCGCCGCCTAGCACGGTAATCGGCTACTTCACGCTATTTCAGAAAAACTGGCTGCTAGGGCTCCTCAACCTCGATTTCTTATATATACTGACTAATGTTCTTTTAGTCCTGATATATCTCGCACTCTACGCCGCCCTGAAACGAGCCAATGAGTCTTTAATGGCAATCGCTTTGACCTTTGGTCTCGTCGGGATAGCGGCCTACTTTGCATCGAATACGGCTTTCGAGATGCTCTCCCTCAGCAGCCAATACGCGGCGGCGGCAACAGAAGCGCAGAGAGCGATGTTCCTGGCGGCAGGGCAGGCGATGCTTGCCATCTATAGGGGCACCGCTTTCGACGTGTATTACGATCTCAATGCCGTTACCACTTTGGTAATCTCAGCCGTCATGTTGCGCAGTAATATCTTTAGTAGAGCAACCGCTTACGCGGGAATCGTAACCGGCATATTCATGATAATACCGTCTACAGCAGGGACGATAGGTCTTTACCTTGCAGTCTTGTCCCTCGTTCCATTCGCGGTATGGATGGTCCTGATTGCCCGAAGGCTCTTCCGGCTGGCGCACGATGTTTCTCAAGAAGCTTGA
- a CDS encoding RNA-binding protein, with the protein MAMKLYVGNLSYDTTEEKLNTMFSGYGVVESVNLITDRDSGRSKGFAFVEMANDEEAKAAIQALDGSELDGRNIKVSEAKPQERRTGGGGRGFGGGGGGGRGFGGGGGGRGGFGGGGGGGGRRY; encoded by the coding sequence ATGGCTATGAAACTTTATGTAGGAAATCTCTCCTACGACACGACTGAGGAGAAACTCAACACCATGTTCAGTGGATATGGAGTGGTTGAGTCAGTCAATCTCATCACGGACCGGGATTCCGGTAGAAGTAAAGGCTTTGCGTTTGTTGAGATGGCAAATGACGAGGAGGCAAAGGCTGCAATCCAAGCCCTCGATGGTTCGGAACTTGATGGTCGCAACATTAAAGTTAGCGAAGCAAAACCGCAAGAGCGTCGTACTGGCGGCGGCGGTCGTGGCTTCGGTGGCGGCGGTGGCGGCGGTCGAGGTTTCGGCGGTGGCGGTGGCGGCCGTGGCGGCTTCGGCGGCGGCGGCGGTGGCGGCGGCCGTAGGTATTAA
- a CDS encoding DEAD/DEAH box helicase, whose translation MSFKRLGLMLPLVEWVEKIGYDSPTPIQAKAIPQALAGRDIIGCAQTGSGKTAAFVLPTLQRISKNKAIKALIVTPTRELATQIEEVAISCARHTEHKVLAVYGGVPYAPQGRAIKRGVDVLVATPGRLLDMMRRGDVDLSSIEIFILDEADRMLDMGFLPDVRQIIKALPVKRQNMLFSATMSREVSDVIHDTLNNPIKVEVNKPSAPAKAITQIVYPVAAMQKTDLLVALLRQRELNKTLIFTRTKRRADFLCKVLSRRGIATALMHSDRSQKQRQDALASFKKGRISVLVATDIVARGIDVESISHVINYDIPANPEDYVHRIGRTARANARGTAISLLSREEVGNLREIEALIGHTLRNEKLAGFEYEKHFAPAANRTVASAVKVAYDGGARRSVGRKKKRR comes from the coding sequence ATGTCATTTAAACGTTTAGGGCTTATGCTGCCGCTGGTAGAATGGGTAGAGAAGATTGGTTATGACTCACCCACGCCGATTCAAGCAAAAGCCATCCCGCAGGCATTAGCCGGCCGGGATATTATCGGGTGTGCTCAGACCGGGAGCGGCAAGACCGCCGCCTTTGTTCTTCCCACACTCCAGCGGATATCTAAAAATAAAGCTATAAAAGCACTTATTGTCACACCAACGCGAGAACTTGCAACCCAGATCGAAGAGGTTGCTATAAGCTGTGCACGCCACACCGAGCATAAGGTGCTCGCCGTTTATGGAGGTGTGCCGTATGCTCCCCAAGGCCGCGCTATAAAGCGGGGTGTCGACGTACTTGTTGCGACGCCGGGACGCCTACTCGATATGATGCGGCGGGGCGACGTCGACCTTTCAAGCATCGAGATTTTCATCCTCGATGAAGCTGACCGCATGCTTGATATGGGATTTCTACCGGATGTTAGGCAGATTATCAAAGCGCTTCCTGTGAAGCGGCAGAATATGCTGTTTTCCGCGACCATGTCGCGAGAGGTGTCAGATGTTATACATGATACGCTTAACAACCCGATAAAGGTCGAGGTTAATAAGCCATCCGCGCCGGCTAAAGCGATCACGCAAATCGTCTACCCTGTAGCGGCAATGCAAAAAACCGATTTACTTGTTGCGCTCTTACGGCAACGTGAACTCAATAAGACCCTTATTTTTACGCGAACGAAGCGACGTGCGGACTTCCTTTGTAAGGTGCTTTCAAGACGCGGTATAGCTACCGCACTAATGCACTCCGATAGAAGTCAGAAACAGCGCCAAGACGCTCTGGCCAGCTTCAAGAAAGGCCGTATTAGCGTGCTTGTCGCTACCGACATCGTCGCCCGAGGCATCGATGTCGAGAGTATATCGCATGTTATCAACTACGATATACCGGCTAATCCGGAAGACTATGTGCATCGTATCGGGCGTACAGCCCGCGCCAATGCACGCGGCACGGCTATTAGTCTTCTCTCGCGAGAAGAAGTCGGCAATTTACGTGAAATTGAAGCACTTATTGGGCACACATTGAGAAACGAAAAACTTGCCGGCTTTGAATATGAAAAACATTTTGCGCCGGCCGCAAATCGAACAGTTGCCTCAGCGGTTAAGGTAGCTTACGATGGTGGAGCGAGGCGCAGTGTAGGGCGCAAGAAAAAGCGCCGTTAA
- a CDS encoding phosphoenolpyruvate carboxykinase (ATP), translated as MASTQFPPRSPWRAMLETAFYANSVAKTTMPELYDLALKQPEVIVTSHPFYKPEQFGLSQDAKVLASNDGGIVGRTARARRLVRQMGDDKSEYLKILSEAIYQLNKRKALWLEAIVGLHPDFMVKANLLSPVSDAKNMFDWGANFAPCLQPWSDLYQQSKQINEPDIMVLADPEWRDERFPDGLVIIDEDENCTALLGLRYFGERKKGTLTLAWTMGTRQNMVACHGGIKTIDKDPPIAVFGLSGSGKSSLTNSHDHAGTLKPEEKVTVIHDDAFLIDLDADITVALEPSLFDKTDSVKFKDSTIKYYYSAQNIGVTEMPDGSRLMVLQDMRNDNGRCIKSRDMFNHADSCARPGSVIWLQKDPSLPPVSKVADIGLAVAMGASLSTMRAKGVENVPAEELEKLVIEPFANPFRVHPLIVDCQQFRKLFKLGTECYVMNTHAFGLPGTKTDIPLKLSLSIVTNIIRGTIEWEEWDLFPGLMIPKNGAELFGSDYDGKYAPTSDITYLKFLRKRLQDRITYLSNKRDIEQDMDSAFIDPLVTARVKIDKIINPI; from the coding sequence ATGGCCAGTACACAATTTCCGCCACGTTCTCCTTGGCGGGCTATGCTTGAAACCGCGTTTTACGCAAATTCGGTTGCTAAAACCACCATGCCCGAGCTTTACGACCTCGCGTTGAAGCAGCCAGAAGTCATAGTAACATCACACCCGTTCTACAAACCGGAGCAATTTGGTCTTTCGCAGGATGCTAAGGTTCTTGCTTCAAACGATGGCGGTATAGTTGGGCGCACTGCCCGGGCACGACGGCTTGTCCGTCAAATGGGTGACGACAAGAGCGAATATTTGAAAATCTTGAGCGAAGCCATATACCAGTTGAATAAGCGCAAGGCGTTATGGCTTGAAGCTATTGTTGGTTTGCACCCCGATTTTATGGTGAAGGCCAACCTTCTAAGTCCTGTAAGCGATGCGAAGAATATGTTTGACTGGGGCGCCAACTTTGCCCCGTGTTTACAACCATGGAGCGACCTGTACCAGCAGTCGAAGCAGATCAATGAACCCGACATCATGGTTCTTGCCGATCCTGAGTGGCGCGACGAACGGTTCCCGGATGGGCTTGTCATTATAGATGAAGATGAGAACTGTACCGCACTCCTTGGTTTGCGCTATTTCGGTGAGAGGAAGAAAGGCACCTTAACGCTGGCTTGGACCATGGGAACCAGGCAGAATATGGTCGCATGCCACGGTGGAATCAAGACTATCGATAAAGACCCGCCGATTGCCGTATTTGGTCTGTCAGGTTCCGGGAAGTCGTCGCTGACAAATAGCCACGACCACGCGGGAACGCTCAAGCCGGAGGAAAAAGTTACCGTCATCCACGACGATGCATTCCTCATCGATCTTGATGCCGATATTACTGTCGCTCTTGAGCCGAGCCTCTTTGATAAAACCGATTCTGTAAAGTTTAAGGATTCGACCATTAAGTATTATTACTCTGCACAAAACATTGGGGTGACAGAGATGCCGGACGGTTCTCGCTTAATGGTCCTGCAAGATATGCGAAATGACAACGGGCGCTGTATAAAATCGCGCGATATGTTTAACCACGCTGATAGCTGCGCGCGGCCGGGAAGCGTTATATGGTTGCAGAAGGACCCATCGCTGCCCCCCGTTTCTAAGGTTGCCGATATAGGGCTAGCAGTTGCGATGGGAGCATCTCTTAGTACGATGAGGGCGAAAGGCGTTGAGAACGTGCCGGCCGAAGAGCTTGAAAAGCTGGTTATTGAGCCTTTTGCCAACCCGTTTAGGGTGCATCCGCTGATCGTCGACTGCCAGCAATTCCGGAAGCTCTTTAAACTTGGAACCGAATGCTACGTCATGAATACGCATGCGTTTGGTTTGCCGGGTACGAAGACGGATATCCCGCTGAAGCTTTCGCTTTCTATCGTCACGAATATAATCAGGGGAACGATAGAGTGGGAAGAGTGGGATCTCTTCCCCGGGCTCATGATACCGAAAAACGGAGCGGAGCTGTTTGGTAGTGATTACGACGGGAAGTATGCACCGACCAGCGATATCACGTACCTGAAGTTCCTGAGAAAGCGCTTGCAAGACCGCATTACTTATCTCTCGAACAAGCGCGATATCGAACAAGATATGGACAGCGCGTTTATCGACCCGTTGGTTACGGCGCGCGTGAAAATCGATAAGATTATTAATCCGATTTAG
- a CDS encoding LysE family transporter: MSILIFLKGLILGYAIAAPAGPVNVLCMQRSLTMGMTAGFLSGVGAATADAAYGFIAAFGITLITQFMVGQQGLLRFVGGLFLCCLGYKMAKNRISRIERDVNTMDLLHAYLSTFLITLTSPVTIISYAAVFASFGAAYSAKGDILTGALIVLGVFTGSVLWALTLSVSMHFLGNRLTQARLHQVNIASGAVVALFGVASIMGTWL; the protein is encoded by the coding sequence GTGAGTATACTAATCTTTCTTAAAGGCCTCATTCTTGGATATGCTATAGCTGCCCCGGCTGGACCGGTAAATGTTCTCTGCATGCAACGAAGTCTTACCATGGGCATGACGGCGGGTTTTCTCTCAGGAGTAGGGGCGGCCACTGCCGATGCCGCTTATGGCTTCATTGCAGCGTTCGGAATAACGCTTATCACCCAATTTATGGTCGGGCAGCAGGGACTACTGCGCTTTGTCGGCGGGCTGTTCCTATGCTGTCTAGGCTACAAAATGGCAAAGAACCGCATTTCAAGGATAGAGCGAGACGTTAACACCATGGATCTCCTGCACGCGTATCTATCGACTTTTTTAATAACGCTCACGAGCCCCGTAACAATCATCTCGTATGCGGCCGTATTTGCAAGCTTTGGTGCCGCGTACTCGGCAAAAGGCGACATACTAACCGGTGCGCTCATCGTACTCGGCGTGTTTACCGGCTCCGTCTTGTGGGCGCTCACCCTGAGCGTTAGCATGCATTTCTTAGGCAACAGGCTAACCCAAGCCCGCTTGCATCAAGTAAACATTGCCTCCGGAGCGGTAGTGGCTCTGTTTGGTGTTGCATCTATCATGGGCACGTGGCTTTAG
- a CDS encoding YdcF family protein produces the protein MFKLFFEPVIWILILLIVALVFLRELRNQKELRFGWYIMLGTAVSLYALSTGLIANALSYAIESAAPRSHVQDIKQADVIVILGGGAAPSTGFRREAEPIDWDRLVAGIDAFKRAKARRLILSGGQGKPGEREAEVMRHWALRFGVPAKSITIETSSQTTLEQAREVEKILKKSPQPVIGLVTSGLHMRRAAWCFNQCFKTVIPYPSDSSYDPITLRLKLFAPTSSSLLRSAESFHELAGYFWYRIQAL, from the coding sequence ATGTTTAAACTCTTTTTTGAACCGGTTATATGGATCCTCATACTCCTTATAGTAGCGCTTGTTTTCCTGCGCGAGCTCCGCAACCAGAAGGAGTTGCGCTTCGGTTGGTATATTATGCTTGGTACGGCGGTTAGTCTCTACGCGCTCAGTACCGGTCTTATAGCCAACGCGCTCAGCTATGCCATTGAAAGCGCGGCGCCGCGCTCGCATGTGCAGGACATCAAACAAGCCGACGTAATCGTGATACTAGGCGGCGGGGCGGCACCTTCAACAGGCTTTCGCCGTGAAGCGGAACCTATCGATTGGGACCGGCTGGTAGCAGGTATTGATGCATTTAAGCGTGCAAAAGCAAGGCGCTTGATATTGTCCGGCGGTCAAGGCAAACCGGGTGAGCGTGAGGCCGAGGTGATGCGGCACTGGGCGCTTCGTTTTGGAGTTCCCGCAAAGAGCATTACTATTGAGACCTCGTCACAAACCACGCTCGAGCAAGCGCGTGAGGTTGAGAAGATCCTGAAGAAATCGCCGCAGCCCGTGATAGGCCTGGTTACTTCCGGGCTGCATATGAGAAGAGCCGCCTGGTGTTTTAATCAATGTTTCAAAACGGTGATCCCCTATCCGTCCGATTCAAGTTACGATCCGATCACATTAAGGCTGAAACTATTTGCGCCTACATCCTCATCCTTGCTTAGAAGTGCCGAGAGCTTCCATGAACTTGCAGGGTACTTCTGGTATCGCATTCAAGCGTTATAG
- a CDS encoding flavin reductase, translated as MDSKTLNKISYGLYVVSSVQGDRHNGQIANTVFQITSEPPTIAVSINKENLTHEYIESSGLFTVSILSKEAPMPFIGQFGFKTGREVDKFKGVGYRLGANGCPVVLDNVTGYLEARVEKAMDVGTHTIFAGLVTDAQSVSNGEPMTYAYYHEVKRGTAPKTAPTYIKDREKEAKEATKLDKYTCTVCGYVYDPGLGDPDASIAPGTAFEDLPEDWVCPICGSGKDEFEKVG; from the coding sequence GTGGATTCAAAAACGCTCAATAAGATTAGCTACGGCTTATACGTCGTCAGCTCCGTGCAAGGTGATCGCCATAATGGGCAAATCGCTAACACAGTATTCCAAATAACGTCCGAGCCGCCGACGATAGCTGTGAGCATCAACAAAGAAAACCTCACGCACGAGTACATTGAGAGCAGCGGGCTTTTTACCGTATCCATCCTCTCAAAAGAAGCGCCGATGCCGTTCATCGGGCAATTCGGGTTTAAGACGGGGCGTGAGGTAGATAAATTTAAAGGCGTAGGCTACCGGCTAGGCGCAAACGGTTGCCCGGTTGTTCTCGATAACGTAACCGGTTATCTCGAAGCACGCGTCGAGAAAGCCATGGATGTCGGAACTCATACGATTTTTGCCGGGTTGGTAACCGATGCGCAGAGCGTGAGCAACGGCGAGCCGATGACATATGCATACTATCACGAGGTAAAGCGGGGAACGGCTCCGAAGACGGCGCCAACATATATTAAAGACCGGGAAAAGGAAGCTAAGGAGGCTACAAAATTGGATAAGTATACGTGTACGGTTTGCGGGTATGTGTATGACCCGGGGTTGGGAGATCCGGATGCGAGCATAGCTCCGGGAACCGCGTTTGAGGATTTGCCGGAGGACTGGGTATGTCCGATTTGCGGCAGCGGCAAAGACGAATTTGAAAAGGTTGGTTAA
- a CDS encoding DUF4342 domain-containing protein — translation MEERNENAAHAAQTPEEPTMQQPPREEQETPHEAQMQGEPQATAQQQAQGPSTGRIVVEEFAVRGNQLLDTVQRVLRESSVRRIKIKNQEGRTLLDIPVLVAAVGSATAIVWLPILSALALLTGLFANLKVEVERVEPPEKPPMNRM, via the coding sequence ATGGAAGAGCGCAATGAAAACGCCGCGCATGCAGCACAGACACCGGAAGAGCCTACCATGCAACAACCGCCGCGCGAGGAGCAGGAAACACCGCATGAGGCGCAAATGCAAGGGGAGCCACAAGCTACGGCACAACAGCAGGCACAAGGCCCCTCCACCGGAAGGATTGTTGTGGAAGAATTTGCGGTTCGCGGCAACCAGCTTCTTGATACCGTCCAGCGGGTTCTTCGTGAATCGAGCGTACGCAGAATCAAGATTAAGAACCAGGAAGGTAGAACCCTCCTAGATATCCCCGTCTTGGTCGCCGCGGTCGGTAGCGCGACCGCTATCGTGTGGTTGCCGATACTCTCAGCGTTGGCGCTATTGACCGGTTTATTTGCAAACTTGAAGGTTGAAGTCGAGCGCGTCGAGCCGCCTGAAAAGCCGCCCATGAACCGCATGTAG
- a CDS encoding thymidylate synthase, with amino-acid sequence MKLTQIMARDIPDAWFQAIHAVVEDGFEYTIDRGSYEGTRRRELDFITIRITHPGTHPLVPDIPPHLGLTPPASEEYVEDYLRYLMTSERQENEQYTYGQYLEPQIFEVIRMYKEDGLMTNQACMAVCDADSIYLDDPPCLRQVDTRVRDGKLHFFIYFRSWDLWGGFPANLAGLQLMKEFMASEIGVEDGEIIAVSKGLHLYEYAWPLANIRMGKK; translated from the coding sequence ATGAAACTAACCCAGATTATGGCGCGGGACATTCCCGATGCCTGGTTTCAAGCGATACATGCGGTCGTTGAAGACGGCTTTGAATATACCATCGATCGTGGTAGTTACGAGGGTACTCGTCGAAGAGAACTCGACTTCATAACGATCCGCATTACACACCCAGGTACGCATCCGCTCGTGCCCGATATCCCACCGCACCTCGGCTTAACACCGCCGGCGTCGGAAGAGTATGTCGAGGATTACCTGCGCTACCTTATGACGTCAGAGCGACAGGAGAACGAGCAGTATACATACGGGCAGTATCTTGAGCCGCAGATTTTCGAAGTTATCCGTATGTACAAAGAAGATGGTTTGATGACGAACCAGGCGTGCATGGCCGTCTGCGATGCCGACTCCATCTACCTTGACGATCCGCCGTGCCTGCGGCAGGTCGACACCAGGGTTCGCGACGGTAAACTGCACTTCTTCATCTATTTCCGTTCTTGGGACTTATGGGGCGGCTTCCCGGCTAACTTAGCGGGTTTACAGCTAATGAAAGAGTTCATGGCAAGTGAAATCGGTGTAGAAGACGGAGAGATCATCGCGGTTTCAAAGGGGCTGCATCTGTATGAGTATGCGTGGCCGCTTGCCAATATCAGAATGGGCAAGAAATAA
- a CDS encoding SpoIIE family protein phosphatase, translating to MSLFGVSHPIVDVSSKVCADQQSLKSLTIEQIELLRSRYFDIANDVAYEQATIMLAKGDVLALYTDGITEAKADTGLFGFDRVQESISGHCSLMTAQNVTEALVSDSAGFAGGNIMDDVAVIVLKRL from the coding sequence TTGTCGCTTTTTGGCGTTTCACATCCTATAGTTGATGTATCTTCGAAGGTATGCGCGGATCAACAATCATTAAAATCTCTCACGATTGAGCAAATCGAGTTACTGCGTTCAAGATATTTTGATATAGCAAACGATGTCGCGTATGAGCAAGCAACGATTATGCTCGCGAAAGGCGATGTTCTCGCGCTCTACACAGACGGCATTACCGAGGCAAAAGCCGATACCGGCCTCTTTGGGTTTGATCGGGTGCAAGAATCAATCTCTGGGCATTGCAGCTTGATGACCGCCCAAAACGTCACCGAGGCATTAGTTAGCGACAGCGCCGGCTTTGCCGGCGGCAACATTATGGATGACGTGGCGGTTATTGTGCTAAAGCGCTTGTAG
- a CDS encoding PilZ domain-containing protein has translation MSRVSSNDMSIAWVDIKRILHPGTHIDVQLGEADLPLPYTVVMVLDEPLVFCRATGVIDTLQQSPTSAMVFIPTARDLCLFKATIKKATDGGAYIALEPTSKAEFLRHRRSIRVKTKDDINYRVQFAGKSNIYKGIAVQDLGRGGIGLVVYAAGPIVERSRAEVRITLPGIPNNILAHGIVSHCIPFNDLPRTYRVGIQFTKISPTDQQLIALYIEQAYKAVREPQTDE, from the coding sequence ATGAGTAGAGTATCAAGTAACGACATGTCAATTGCATGGGTTGATATCAAGCGGATTTTGCATCCCGGTACGCATATCGATGTGCAGCTGGGTGAAGCCGATCTGCCGCTGCCATATACGGTCGTAATGGTATTGGACGAGCCGCTTGTATTCTGCCGGGCAACCGGAGTAATTGATACGCTGCAGCAGAGCCCAACTTCCGCGATGGTGTTTATCCCGACCGCACGAGATCTGTGTCTCTTTAAAGCGACGATCAAGAAAGCTACCGACGGCGGTGCCTATATTGCGCTTGAGCCGACTTCGAAAGCGGAGTTCTTGCGTCACCGGCGCTCGATTCGTGTAAAAACCAAAGACGACATTAATTATCGCGTGCAGTTCGCAGGCAAGAGCAACATCTATAAAGGAATCGCGGTACAGGATCTTGGGCGGGGAGGAATAGGCCTCGTTGTCTACGCCGCCGGCCCTATAGTAGAGCGCTCGCGCGCCGAGGTGCGAATTACACTCCCTGGAATACCGAACAATATTCTTGCGCATGGGATTGTGTCGCACTGCATTCCGTTCAACGATTTGCCTCGCACATACCGTGTGGGGATACAATTTACGAAAATCAGCCCGACCGATCAGCAGCTTATCGCGCTCTATATCGAGCAGGCATACAAAGCCGTACGCGAGCCACAAACCGACGAGTAA